From the Synergistaceae bacterium genome, the window TTGTAACTTTTCTTAACTTTACAATTACGCCGCTTGGAATGCATCTTTACTTAAGATTTTTGATAGGGGCTTTTTTTATAGTTGTAGGGCTCACTGTTTTCCTTTTGGGTGTTGATATGGGGGTAACGCCAATCGGTACTCGTATGGGAACGGCAGTAGCAAAAAGCAACAGCGTAGCGATAGTTATTATAGCAGGCCTTGTATTGGGTTTTGCTATCTCTGTTGCGGAGCCGGATCTTCATATTCTTGCACAACAAGTAAGAATGGTTACGGCAAATAGCATCGGAAAAGCAAGCATCATACTTGTCGTCTCGGTGGGCATCGCATTCGTAATGGCATTAGGATTCGTTCGAATAGTATTCAATATTGCATTGAATAAGCTTTTAACCGCCCTCTATTTTATCATCCTGATGTTGGGAATTTTTACCCCCAAAGAATTTTTAGCGATAGCTTTTGATGCATCCGGTGCCACAACTGGCGCAATAACCACTCCATTTATGCTGGCCCTAGCCTTGGGTATATCGTCTTTAAAAAAGGACAGCAAATCTTCTGAAGAAGACAGTTTCGGCCTAGTAGCCATTGCATCAGCCGGAGCCATTATTGCAGTCATGGTGATGGGAATACTTTCTAAAACAGAAAGCCTAGAAGGTACCCTCCCTGCGACAGACCTTTTGTCATCCTCTCTGATGGGCCCCTTCCTCGAAAACGCCCCTGTTATTTTAGGCGAGGTTATTTTGGCGCTTCTGCCGGTAACTCTTATTTTCGCAATATTTCAAAAGATTTCATTTAAACTCTCAAAAAGAACTGTAAGCAGAATAGTTTTGGGAATCGTATTTTCCCTAATAGGACTTGTTCTCTTTCTGACTGGAGTAAATGGAGGATTTATGGAAGTCGGAAGTATAATAGGAAATAAACTCGCTCTTTTTGATAATAAATATTATCTGATAGGTATAGGCTTTATTTTAGGATTCGTTACCATTCTCGCAGAACCGGCTGTTTATGTTCTCACTCAGCAAATTGAAGAGGTCACCAGTGGTTATGTCAGAAGAAGTTTGGTAATGGGCGCTCTGAGTTTGGGTGTGGGAAGCGCTGTGGCGTTGGCAATGATTAATATTTTAAGTCCGCAAATAGAGCTTTGGCACTTTTTGCTTCCGGGCTATATCATTTCTATAGCATTGGCATATTATGTTCCGGGACTTTTTGTCGGAATATCTTTTGACTCAGGTGGGGTGGCATCTGGTCCCATGACAGCCACTTTCATATTAGCATTCGCTCATGGAGCAGCCAATGCCATTGAAGGTGCAAGTGTTTTAACGGACGGCTTTGGCGTTATTGCCATGGTTGCTCTCAGTCCTATGATCGCATTACAGATTTTGGGAGTATTCTTTAGAATTAAATCGCCGAGCAGGAGGAGTTAGAAAATGATTAATGATAACACGGTTTTCGATCTCATTTGGGTTATTGTTAATTTTGGCAAGGGCAGCAGCGTTTTGCAAACAGCAAAGAAATGTGGCGCTACTGGAGGAACTGTTGTTCTTGCGAAGGGCACAGCCAACAGCTCTTTTATAAGCTACTTGGGACTAACAGAGATACGCAAAGAGATTGTCCTGATGGCGTGTAATAAAGAAACATCAAAATGTGTCCTTGAAACCCTTAATGAAAAATTTCAATTTGAAAAGCCAAAACATGGAATAGCCTTCACTACAGCTCTCCATACCGTTATAGGTTCAGTCGGCTGTATTTTGACAAACTCGAAAAAGCTAGAAAGAGGAGATGAATCAATGTACTGTTCAATAACCGTTATCGTTGAAAAGGGAAAAGCAGAAGATGTAGTTGACGCGGCGACCGCTGCCGGCTCAAAAGGCGGAACTATTATAAATGCAAGAGGCTCCGGTATTCACGAAACGAGTAAATTATTCTTCATGGATATCGAACCGGAAAAAGAAATGGTCTTAATTCTCTCTGAGAAGTGTGATAGCGATGCCATCATCTCTTCAATTCGAGAAAAAATTGACATAAAAGAACCGGGAAAAGGCATAATCTTTGTTCAAGATGTCAATAAAGTCTACGGATTAGCCAAGTAATACGTAATCTAATGCAAATATAGAAATTGCCGATTGGCTTATTGTTTTCAATCTTTTCCATTCTAAAAGTATATTTTTAAAATGGTATAATAATTGAAGAAAATACTAAACATATAAAGGAGGCAAAAGGAAAAATGAATGAAAATTCCAATTGTTGGCTGTGGAAAGCAGTTTTTCTCGGCTTTGTTTTTGCCATATCGGTCCTCGTCATTAAACCGGTAGGGGTATCAACGCAATTTTCAATGGTAGGAGGAATGATACACAGTGCAGTAGATTCCTCTGTAATCACTGAAAATGCAGAGAGCAAACATGGCTACAGTAGCACAAATGCTTACTACAACAAAAGCGGTGGATCTCTTGCCAAGAACATAAAGAACCCCTTGAATTTCGCCATGGTGTTTTTACTTGCGATTCCTCTGGGTGGTTTTGTAGCCTGGTCTTTGGATCCAAAGAAAAAAACAAGCTGTCAGGTGGAGGAGATAAAAGACTCCAAGGGATTTAAAAATTTCTGTAAAAAATATTATATCCGAGAGTTTGTGGGTGGATTTATCTTCCTCTTCGGAGCAAGGCTTGCAGACGGATGTACAAGCGGACATATGATGAGCGGCATAATGCAGGGCAGCGTGAGCGGATTCGTTTTTGCGATAGCTGTCTTTGTTGTAGCTATCCCAGTCGCCTTACTCTTTAAAAAGATGGATTGGGGGGTATAGTTATGAATCTTCTTATCGGTCTAATTACAGGAGCATTATTTGGTGCAGCATTATATCTTGCCGGCGTTGCATGTCCTCCTAAAATGAGGGCAACTCTAAGATTAGAGGATAATACAATCTTTAAGATTATGCTCTTCGCTTTAGGGCTCGCCACAGCTTCACTATATGTTTTTGACCTATT encodes:
- a CDS encoding DUF1538 domain-containing protein, translated to MNVITEKTKEVFFAVLPITLIVTFLNFTITPLGMHLYLRFLIGAFFIVVGLTVFLLGVDMGVTPIGTRMGTAVAKSNSVAIVIIAGLVLGFAISVAEPDLHILAQQVRMVTANSIGKASIILVVSVGIAFVMALGFVRIVFNIALNKLLTALYFIILMLGIFTPKEFLAIAFDASGATTGAITTPFMLALALGISSLKKDSKSSEEDSFGLVAIASAGAIIAVMVMGILSKTESLEGTLPATDLLSSSLMGPFLENAPVILGEVILALLPVTLIFAIFQKISFKLSKRTVSRIVLGIVFSLIGLVLFLTGVNGGFMEVGSIIGNKLALFDNKYYLIGIGFILGFVTILAEPAVYVLTQQIEEVTSGYVRRSLVMGALSLGVGSAVALAMINILSPQIELWHFLLPGYIISIALAYYVPGLFVGISFDSGGVASGPMTATFILAFAHGAANAIEGASVLTDGFGVIAMVALSPMIALQILGVFFRIKSPSRRS
- a CDS encoding P-II family nitrogen regulator, with translation MINDNTVFDLIWVIVNFGKGSSVLQTAKKCGATGGTVVLAKGTANSSFISYLGLTEIRKEIVLMACNKETSKCVLETLNEKFQFEKPKHGIAFTTALHTVIGSVGCILTNSKKLERGDESMYCSITVIVEKGKAEDVVDAATAAGSKGGTIINARGSGIHETSKLFFMDIEPEKEMVLILSEKCDSDAIISSIREKIDIKEPGKGIIFVQDVNKVYGLAK
- a CDS encoding YeeE/YedE family protein, which gives rise to MNENSNCWLWKAVFLGFVFAISVLVIKPVGVSTQFSMVGGMIHSAVDSSVITENAESKHGYSSTNAYYNKSGGSLAKNIKNPLNFAMVFLLAIPLGGFVAWSLDPKKKTSCQVEEIKDSKGFKNFCKKYYIREFVGGFIFLFGARLADGCTSGHMMSGIMQGSVSGFVFAIAVFVVAIPVALLFKKMDWGV